Proteins encoded by one window of Modestobacter marinus:
- a CDS encoding pyruvate carboxylase — protein MFQKVLVANRGEIAVRAFRAAYELGAGTVAVFPHEDRNSVHRLKADESYEIGEPGHPVRAYLDVAEIVRAAQRAGADAVYPGYGFLSENPDLAEACAQAGITFVGPSAEVLTLTGDKSRAIAAARAAGLPVLQGTEPSDDVETLLAAADAITGPVFVKAVAGGGGRGMRRVDDRAQLRSATEAAMREAESAFGDATVFLEQAVVDPRHIEVQILADGQGDVIHLYERDCSVQRRHQKVIEIAPAPNLDPGLRERICADAVAFARQIGYSCAGTVEFLVDREGRHVFIEMNPRIQVEHTVTEEVTDVDLVGSQLRIAAGETLTDLGLTQESIVLRGAALQTRITTEDPANGFRPDTGRITAYRSPGGAGVRLDGAATLGAEVGAHFDSMLVKLTCRGRTWDIAVARARRAVAEFRIRGVSTNIPFLQAVLDDPEFRAGRVTTSFIEQRPELLTARSSADRGTKMLTYLADVTVNAPHGERPHLVDPVQKLPKLDLGLHPLDGSRDRLRELGPERFAADLRASRALAVTDTTFRDAHQSLLATRVRTKDLLAVAGHVARATPQLLSIEAWGGATYDVALRFLHEDPWERLAALREAVPNICLQMLLRGRNTVGYTPYPEQVTTTFVAEAARTGIDVFRVFDALNDVDQMRPAIDAVRETGTAVAEVALCYTADLSDPSERLYDLDYYLRLAEQIVQAGAHVLAIKDMAGLLRPPAAATLVSALRERFDLPVHLHTHDTPGGQLATLMAAWQAGVDAVDGASAALAGTTSQPALSSIVAATDHTERATGLDLRAVNDLEPYWEAVRRVYAPFESGLPAPTGRVYTHEIPGGQLSNLRQQAIALGLGQRFEEVEAMYAAADRLLGRLVKVTPSSKVVGDLALQLVGAGVDVEEFAADPGRFDLPDSVVGFLRGELGDPPGGWPEPFRSRALEGRRPAEPPAELSEEDLAGLAEAPRPTLNRLLFPGPTKEFREHRDTYGDTSVLPSKEFLYGLRSGVEHSVDLEPGVRLLIAIEAISDADERGMRTVMCTLNGQLRPVSVRDRSVTSEVPPTEKADRSDPGQVAAPFAGVVSLSVAEGDTVEAGAQLATIEAMKMEAAITAPRAGTVSRVAISAVQQVEGGDLLVVLGQAPSSGSPRAREG, from the coding sequence GTGTTCCAGAAGGTCCTGGTCGCCAACCGCGGGGAGATCGCCGTCCGGGCGTTCCGTGCCGCCTACGAGCTGGGCGCGGGCACGGTCGCGGTCTTCCCGCACGAGGACCGGAACTCCGTGCACCGGCTGAAGGCCGACGAGAGCTATGAGATCGGTGAGCCCGGGCATCCGGTGCGGGCGTACCTGGACGTCGCCGAGATCGTCCGGGCCGCGCAGCGGGCCGGCGCCGACGCCGTCTATCCCGGGTACGGCTTCCTGTCGGAGAACCCGGACCTGGCCGAGGCCTGCGCGCAGGCGGGGATCACCTTCGTCGGCCCGTCGGCGGAGGTGCTGACGCTGACCGGGGACAAGTCCCGGGCGATCGCCGCCGCCCGGGCCGCCGGGCTGCCCGTGCTGCAGGGCACCGAGCCCAGCGACGACGTCGAGACGCTGCTGGCCGCCGCGGATGCGATCACCGGCCCGGTGTTCGTCAAGGCCGTCGCCGGCGGTGGCGGTCGCGGCATGCGCCGGGTCGACGACCGGGCCCAGCTGCGCAGCGCGACCGAGGCCGCCATGCGGGAGGCGGAGTCGGCGTTCGGCGACGCGACGGTGTTCCTCGAGCAGGCGGTGGTCGACCCCCGGCACATCGAGGTGCAGATCCTCGCCGACGGGCAGGGGGACGTGATCCACCTGTACGAGCGGGACTGCTCGGTGCAGCGGCGCCACCAGAAGGTCATCGAGATCGCCCCCGCACCGAACCTGGACCCGGGCCTGCGGGAGCGGATCTGCGCCGACGCGGTCGCCTTCGCCCGGCAGATCGGCTACAGCTGCGCGGGCACGGTGGAGTTCCTGGTCGACCGTGAGGGTCGGCACGTGTTCATCGAGATGAACCCGCGGATCCAGGTGGAGCACACGGTCACCGAGGAGGTCACCGACGTCGACCTGGTGGGCAGCCAGCTGCGGATCGCGGCGGGGGAGACCCTCACCGACCTGGGGCTGACCCAGGAGTCGATCGTGCTGCGCGGGGCGGCGCTGCAGACCCGGATCACCACCGAGGACCCGGCCAACGGCTTCCGCCCGGACACCGGCCGGATCACCGCCTACCGCTCACCCGGCGGCGCCGGCGTGCGGCTGGACGGCGCGGCGACGCTGGGCGCCGAGGTCGGCGCCCACTTCGACTCGATGCTGGTCAAGCTGACCTGCCGGGGCCGCACCTGGGACATCGCGGTGGCCCGGGCCCGCCGGGCGGTGGCCGAGTTCCGGATCCGCGGGGTGTCGACGAACATCCCGTTTCTGCAGGCGGTGCTGGACGACCCGGAGTTCCGGGCCGGCCGGGTGACCACGTCGTTCATCGAGCAGCGGCCCGAGCTGCTCACCGCGCGCAGCTCCGCCGACCGGGGCACCAAGATGCTCACCTACCTGGCCGACGTCACGGTCAACGCCCCGCACGGGGAGCGCCCGCACCTGGTCGACCCGGTGCAGAAGCTCCCGAAGCTGGATCTCGGCCTGCACCCGCTGGACGGCTCCCGGGACCGGCTGCGCGAGCTGGGCCCGGAGCGGTTCGCCGCCGACCTGCGTGCGAGCAGGGCCCTCGCGGTCACCGACACCACCTTCCGGGACGCCCACCAGTCGCTGCTGGCCACCCGGGTGCGCACCAAGGACCTGCTGGCCGTCGCCGGGCACGTGGCCCGGGCGACCCCGCAGCTGCTCAGCATCGAGGCCTGGGGCGGGGCGACCTACGACGTCGCGCTGCGGTTCCTGCACGAGGACCCGTGGGAGCGGCTGGCCGCGCTGCGGGAGGCGGTGCCCAACATCTGCCTGCAGATGCTGCTGCGCGGTCGCAACACCGTGGGCTACACCCCCTACCCCGAGCAGGTGACGACGACGTTCGTCGCCGAGGCCGCCCGCACCGGCATCGACGTGTTCCGGGTGTTCGACGCGCTCAACGACGTCGACCAGATGCGCCCGGCGATCGACGCCGTCCGGGAGACCGGGACGGCGGTCGCCGAGGTCGCGCTCTGCTACACCGCCGACCTCTCCGACCCGTCCGAACGCCTCTACGACCTCGACTACTACCTGCGGCTGGCCGAGCAGATCGTGCAGGCCGGCGCGCACGTGCTGGCGATCAAGGACATGGCCGGGCTGCTCCGCCCGCCGGCGGCCGCCACCCTGGTCAGCGCGCTGCGCGAGCGGTTCGACCTGCCGGTGCACCTGCACACCCACGACACCCCCGGCGGGCAGCTGGCCACCCTGATGGCCGCCTGGCAGGCCGGCGTCGACGCCGTGGACGGCGCCAGCGCGGCGCTGGCCGGGACGACGTCGCAGCCGGCGCTGAGCAGCATCGTCGCCGCCACCGACCACACCGAGCGGGCCACCGGCCTGGACCTGCGCGCGGTCAACGACCTGGAGCCCTACTGGGAGGCGGTCCGCCGGGTCTACGCACCCTTCGAGTCCGGGCTGCCGGCGCCGACCGGGCGGGTCTACACCCACGAGATCCCCGGCGGGCAGCTGTCCAACCTGCGCCAGCAGGCGATCGCCCTGGGCCTGGGCCAGCGGTTCGAGGAGGTCGAGGCGATGTACGCCGCGGCCGACCGGCTGCTCGGCCGGCTGGTGAAGGTGACCCCGTCGTCCAAGGTCGTCGGTGACCTGGCACTGCAGCTGGTCGGCGCCGGGGTGGACGTCGAGGAGTTCGCCGCCGACCCGGGCCGCTTCGACCTGCCCGACTCCGTCGTCGGGTTCCTCCGTGGCGAGCTGGGCGACCCGCCCGGTGGCTGGCCGGAGCCCTTCCGTTCGCGCGCGCTGGAGGGCCGGCGCCCGGCGGAGCCGCCGGCGGAGCTCTCGGAGGAGGACCTGGCGGGACTGGCGGAGGCGCCGCGGCCGACGCTGAACCGGCTGCTCTTCCCCGGCCCGACGAAGGAGTTCCGGGAACACCGGGACACCTACGGCGACACCTCGGTGCTGCCCAGCAAGGAGTTCCTCTACGGCCTGCGGTCCGGCGTCGAGCACTCGGTCGACCTGGAGCCCGGGGTGCGGCTGCTCATCGCGATCGAGGCGATCTCCGACGCCGACGAGCGGGGGATGCGCACGGTGATGTGCACGCTGAACGGCCAGCTCCGCCCGGTGTCGGTGCGGGACCGGTCCGTCACGTCGGAGGTGCCGCCCACCGAGAAGGCCGACCGCAGCGACCCGGGCCAGGTCGCGGCGCCGTTCGCCGGGGTGGTCAGCCTGTCCGTCGCCGAGGGCGACACCGTCGAGGCGGGCGCGCAGCTGGCCACCATCGAGGCGATGAAGATGGAGGCCGCGATCACCGCCCCCCGCGCCGGCACGGTCTCCCGGGTGGCGATCAGCGCCGTCCAGCAGGTCGAGGGCGGCGACCTCCTCGTCGTCCTCGGTCAGGCCCCGTCCAGCGGCTCGCCCCGAGCTCGCGAGGGGTGA
- a CDS encoding SDR family NAD(P)-dependent oxidoreductase codes for MTRSGDLEGTVAVVTGAARGIGRAIALELAAAGADVGLGLRDVTADGGVAAEITALGRRVVAVPMDVTDLAQSRAGIDQVAEELGSVDVLVNNAGGGVMASALELTEADFDAVWSRNTRSTFFLAQHAARHMARTGGGAIVNVASQAGLVALPGESAYCTAKAAVIHLTRCLAVEWGELGIRVNAVAPTFVATPGTEPALSDPAFRADVVDRIAALHRIGRPEEVATAVAFLASPAASLVTGHTLTVDGGWTAR; via the coding sequence ATGACGCGCAGCGGGGACCTCGAGGGCACGGTCGCGGTGGTCACCGGGGCGGCGCGGGGCATCGGCCGGGCGATCGCCCTGGAACTGGCCGCGGCCGGCGCCGACGTCGGCCTGGGCCTCCGGGACGTCACGGCCGACGGCGGGGTCGCCGCGGAGATCACCGCGCTCGGCCGCCGGGTGGTCGCCGTCCCGATGGACGTCACCGACCTGGCGCAGAGCCGGGCCGGGATCGACCAGGTGGCCGAGGAGCTCGGGTCGGTCGACGTGCTGGTCAACAACGCCGGCGGCGGGGTGATGGCCTCGGCGCTGGAGCTGACCGAGGCGGACTTCGACGCGGTCTGGTCCCGCAACACCCGCTCGACGTTCTTCCTCGCCCAGCACGCCGCCCGGCACATGGCGCGCACCGGCGGCGGGGCGATCGTCAACGTCGCCTCGCAGGCCGGCCTGGTCGCGCTGCCCGGCGAGTCCGCCTACTGCACCGCCAAGGCGGCGGTCATCCACCTCACCCGCTGCCTGGCCGTCGAGTGGGGGGAACTGGGCATCCGGGTCAACGCGGTGGCGCCGACGTTCGTCGCGACGCCGGGCACCGAGCCGGCGCTGTCGGACCCGGCCTTCCGCGCCGACGTCGTCGACCGGATCGCCGCGCTGCACCGGATCGGCCGTCCGGAGGAGGTCGCCACCGCGGTCGCCTTCCTCGCCTCCCCCGCGGCCTCGCTGGTCACCGGCCACACGCTGACCGTGGACGGCGGCTGGACCGCCCGCTGA
- the nhaA gene encoding Na+/H+ antiporter NhaA has product MTSPSRTSSRASRTGHLLAQLSTPARRFLQTEASSAALLVAGTLAALLWANSPWGDSYERVWHTELSLELGSMAVAMDLRHWVNDGLMVFFFFLIGMEVRRELSMGELTQRSRLSVPALGAVAGLVVPAGLYLAINAGGPGAHGWGIPMATDTAFVLGALALVGSRCPTQLRVFLLSLSVVDDIGALTVIAIFYSEDIDLVALGVAALCVVAFGLLTRLKVWRGPAYFAVGVVMWLAMHASGVHATIGGVVLGLLVSAYTPRRDEVESAGTLARAFRQAPDVALARRAKLSVERAISPNERIGALLVPWSGYVVVPVFALANAGVQFDSELLGRALTSPVTVGVFVGLVVGKFVGIGLASTLAVRFGMGSLPPGVTLASVWGGAALSGLGFTVSLFVADLAFDDEVLREEAMVGVLAAGVVAAVLGAVWFWVLGRRSPQVARTGPRQLDPPVDPDVDHLRGRVDAPLTLVEYGDVECPFCGRATGVVEELRRRFGDDLRYVFRHLPLPDVHPHAELAAEATEAAGEQGAFWAMHDRLFAHQDQLEADQLLDHAAALGLDLGRFAEELGNGVYAGRVRADVAGAEASGVEGTPTFFVNGVGHDGPTTTEALAAALVASDPRGPGHGGLLPATTLVAPSRPSVIFSPAAQLPAISVLPGERLAESPDDGSSPRLSDAHIAVLRRIGRRLSTTRGQVLLRSGQAEFDFFVVLSGTVAVIEGPLDGGTDGGKRVVGAHGPGRFLGGLNMLAGQRPVRSLVAAEDGEVLVLSLEQLRTAFTRDRGLADVITRSFLLRRAMLIGQASGLRVVGDRRWPASAELRAQLAEDGVPHTWLDPAEDAAAARLLAEIGAEEATAPVVLTPDGRVLVEPTRDDLARFATAPRDLTTTT; this is encoded by the coding sequence GTGACCTCCCCGTCCCGCACCTCGAGCCGCGCCTCCCGGACCGGTCACCTGCTCGCCCAGCTGTCCACCCCGGCCCGCCGGTTCCTGCAGACCGAGGCGTCCAGCGCCGCGCTGCTGGTCGCCGGCACCCTGGCCGCGCTGCTGTGGGCCAACTCCCCCTGGGGCGACTCCTACGAGCGGGTCTGGCACACCGAGCTCAGTCTGGAGCTGGGCTCCATGGCGGTCGCCATGGACCTGCGGCACTGGGTCAACGACGGCCTGATGGTGTTCTTCTTCTTCCTCATCGGCATGGAGGTGCGGCGCGAGCTGTCGATGGGGGAGCTGACCCAGCGCAGCCGGCTCTCGGTGCCCGCGCTCGGCGCGGTCGCCGGTCTGGTCGTGCCCGCGGGCCTCTACCTCGCGATCAACGCCGGCGGCCCCGGGGCGCACGGCTGGGGCATCCCGATGGCCACCGACACCGCCTTCGTCCTCGGCGCCCTCGCGCTGGTCGGCTCCCGCTGTCCTACCCAGCTGCGGGTGTTCCTGCTCTCCCTCTCGGTCGTCGACGACATCGGCGCGCTCACCGTGATCGCGATCTTCTACTCCGAGGACATCGACCTGGTCGCCCTCGGCGTCGCCGCGCTCTGCGTGGTCGCCTTCGGGCTGCTCACCCGGCTCAAGGTGTGGCGCGGGCCGGCCTACTTCGCCGTCGGCGTGGTCATGTGGCTGGCCATGCACGCCTCGGGGGTGCACGCCACCATCGGCGGCGTGGTGCTGGGCCTGCTGGTCAGCGCCTACACGCCCCGCCGGGACGAGGTCGAGTCGGCGGGCACCCTGGCCCGCGCCTTCCGGCAGGCCCCCGACGTCGCGCTGGCCCGGCGGGCGAAGCTGTCGGTGGAGCGGGCGATCTCGCCGAACGAGCGGATCGGCGCGCTGCTGGTGCCGTGGAGCGGGTACGTCGTCGTCCCGGTGTTCGCGCTGGCCAACGCGGGGGTGCAGTTCGACTCCGAGCTCCTGGGCCGCGCGCTGACCTCCCCGGTCACCGTCGGCGTCTTCGTGGGCCTGGTCGTCGGCAAGTTCGTCGGCATCGGGCTGGCCTCCACGCTCGCCGTCCGGTTCGGGATGGGCTCGCTGCCGCCCGGCGTGACGCTGGCCAGCGTGTGGGGCGGTGCCGCGCTGTCCGGCCTGGGCTTCACCGTCTCGCTGTTCGTCGCCGACCTGGCCTTCGACGACGAGGTGCTGCGCGAGGAGGCCATGGTCGGTGTCCTGGCCGCGGGCGTCGTCGCCGCGGTGCTGGGCGCGGTCTGGTTCTGGGTGCTCGGGCGGCGGTCGCCCCAGGTGGCCCGGACCGGGCCCCGGCAGCTGGACCCGCCGGTCGACCCCGACGTCGACCACCTCCGCGGCCGGGTCGACGCGCCGCTGACCCTGGTCGAGTACGGCGACGTCGAGTGCCCGTTCTGCGGCCGGGCGACCGGGGTGGTCGAGGAGCTGCGCCGCCGGTTCGGTGACGACCTGCGCTACGTGTTCCGGCACCTGCCGCTGCCCGATGTCCACCCGCACGCCGAGCTCGCCGCCGAGGCCACCGAGGCCGCCGGCGAGCAGGGGGCCTTCTGGGCGATGCACGACCGGCTGTTCGCCCACCAGGACCAGTTGGAGGCCGACCAGCTGCTCGACCACGCCGCCGCGCTCGGGCTCGACCTCGGCCGCTTCGCCGAGGAGCTGGGCAACGGCGTGTACGCCGGCCGGGTCCGCGCCGACGTCGCGGGTGCCGAGGCCAGCGGGGTGGAGGGCACCCCGACGTTCTTCGTCAACGGCGTCGGGCACGACGGGCCGACCACCACGGAGGCGCTCGCCGCCGCGCTGGTCGCCTCCGACCCGCGGGGGCCCGGGCACGGTGGGCTGCTGCCGGCGACGACGCTGGTCGCGCCGTCGCGGCCGTCGGTCATCTTCTCGCCGGCCGCCCAGCTGCCGGCGATCAGCGTGCTGCCCGGGGAGCGGCTCGCCGAGAGCCCGGACGACGGCTCCTCCCCGCGCCTGTCCGACGCGCACATCGCCGTGCTGCGCCGGATCGGTCGCCGGCTGAGCACCACCCGCGGTCAGGTGCTGCTGCGCTCGGGTCAGGCGGAGTTCGACTTCTTCGTGGTCCTCTCCGGCACCGTGGCGGTGATCGAGGGACCGCTGGACGGCGGGACGGACGGCGGCAAGCGGGTCGTGGGCGCCCACGGACCGGGCCGGTTCCTGGGCGGGCTGAACATGCTGGCCGGGCAGCGGCCGGTGCGGTCGCTGGTCGCCGCCGAGGACGGCGAGGTCTTGGTGCTCAGCCTGGAGCAGCTGCGCACCGCCTTCACCCGCGACCGCGGGCTGGCCGACGTCATCACCCGCTCCTTCCTGCTCCGCCGGGCGATGCTCATCGGGCAGGCCAGCGGGCTGCGGGTGGTCGGCGACCGGCGCTGGCCGGCCAGCGCGGAGCTGCGCGCTCAGCTGGCCGAGGACGGCGTGCCGCACACCTGGCTGGACCCGGCCGAGGACGCCGCGGCCGCCCGGCTGCTCGCCGAGATCGGCGCCGAGGAGGCGACCGCCCCGGTCGTGCTCACCCCGGACGGCCGCGTGCTGGTGGAGCCGACCCGCGACGACCTGGCCCGCTTCGCCACCGCTCCCCGCGACCTGACCACCACCACATGA
- a CDS encoding DUF2332 domain-containing protein: protein MRSLDEELTDLADHYRWFAEVEAAPVSPRYAELAAAVAEDAEVLAFLGTLPTPKRQANLLLGALQYLHGGPPADGAQLHERVTGDADRLRATMLARATQTNEAARCAALLPVLAGLPGPLALIEVGASAGLCLYPDRYGYEYSDGVRVGPASSPVQLRCTVSGRGPVPASVPQVVRRAGIDLNPLDPADPDDVAWLQALIWPGMDERRDRLAAAAAIAAREPAEIRRGDLVEELPGLAAAMPTEATVVVFHTAVLAYLPATGKEAFTELVAGLPVRWVSQEGVGVLPAVRDRLPEPPDPAETRFLLALDGEPLAYTAAHGGRIDWLPAAAALSR, encoded by the coding sequence ATGAGGTCGCTGGACGAGGAGCTGACCGACCTCGCCGACCACTACCGGTGGTTCGCCGAGGTCGAGGCCGCGCCGGTGTCCCCGCGGTACGCCGAGCTCGCCGCCGCGGTGGCCGAGGACGCCGAGGTGCTCGCCTTCCTCGGCACCCTGCCGACGCCCAAGCGGCAGGCCAACCTGCTGCTGGGGGCCTTGCAGTACCTGCACGGCGGCCCGCCGGCCGACGGCGCCCAGCTGCACGAGCGGGTCACCGGCGACGCCGACCGGCTGCGGGCGACGATGTTGGCCCGGGCGACCCAGACCAACGAGGCGGCCCGCTGCGCGGCGCTGCTGCCGGTGCTGGCCGGCCTGCCGGGACCGCTGGCACTGATCGAGGTGGGCGCGTCGGCCGGACTGTGCCTCTACCCGGACCGGTACGGCTACGAGTACTCCGACGGCGTCCGGGTGGGGCCGGCCTCGAGCCCCGTGCAGCTGCGGTGCACTGTCTCGGGTCGCGGCCCGGTGCCTGCGTCGGTGCCGCAGGTGGTGCGGCGGGCGGGCATCGACCTGAACCCGCTGGACCCGGCCGATCCGGACGACGTCGCCTGGCTGCAGGCGTTGATCTGGCCGGGCATGGACGAGCGGCGCGACCGGCTCGCCGCCGCCGCCGCGATCGCCGCCCGGGAGCCGGCCGAGATCCGGCGCGGCGACCTGGTCGAGGAGCTGCCCGGGTTGGCCGCCGCGATGCCGACCGAGGCCACCGTCGTCGTCTTCCACACCGCGGTGTTGGCCTACCTGCCGGCGACGGGGAAGGAGGCGTTCACCGAGCTGGTCGCCGGGCTGCCGGTGCGCTGGGTCTCCCAGGAGGGAGTGGGCGTGCTGCCCGCCGTCCGCGACCGGCTGCCCGAACCCCCGGACCCGGCCGAGACCCGCTTCCTGCTGGCCCTGGACGGCGAGCCGTTGGCCTACACCGCCGCCCACGGCGGCCGCATCGACTGGCTCCCCGCCGCGGCCGCCCTCAGCCGTTGA
- a CDS encoding glutathionylspermidine synthase family protein, protein MRRLYGTARRGWEAEIESQGLVYNKTTVPGGETRSYWREDVFYDFTAAQIDHLADVTDQLFAACVEAGDVALADERLLDRMRIPRDAREVIKATWDAEPPSVYGRFDLWWDGEGAVRLLEFNADTPTSLVEAAVVQWAWHLETGQGRDQWNQLDDRLVDAWRRNLSRWEAEHGRRPRVHLAWTDGDRSGEDWMTVAYLADTVQRAGYETVVLTTEELALDTGDARFYDPKGNLIDVVFKLYPWEWLLDDAYGPSVIADLWTPDGTTWIEPIWKMLWSNKGLLPVLWQRYADDPVISKHLLPAYFADDPRAAELERTGYARKPIYGREGNNVELFAPGGAPLASQGGKYGAEGWVVQQLCALPDFAGPDGPHHPVLGAWVVDGEAAGLGIRESDGLITDDLSFFVPHTIDYRRPPNTTWSA, encoded by the coding sequence GTGAGACGGCTCTACGGCACGGCTCGGCGCGGCTGGGAGGCCGAGATCGAGAGCCAGGGGCTGGTCTACAACAAGACCACCGTCCCGGGCGGTGAGACCCGCTCGTACTGGCGCGAGGACGTCTTCTACGACTTCACCGCCGCCCAGATCGACCACCTGGCCGACGTCACCGACCAGCTCTTCGCCGCCTGCGTGGAGGCCGGTGACGTCGCGCTGGCCGACGAGCGGCTGCTGGACCGGATGCGGATCCCGCGCGACGCCCGGGAGGTCATCAAGGCCACCTGGGACGCCGAGCCGCCCAGCGTCTACGGCCGCTTCGACCTGTGGTGGGACGGCGAGGGCGCCGTCCGGCTGCTGGAGTTCAACGCCGACACCCCCACCTCGCTGGTCGAGGCCGCGGTCGTGCAGTGGGCCTGGCACCTGGAGACCGGCCAGGGCCGGGACCAGTGGAACCAGCTCGACGACCGGCTGGTGGACGCCTGGCGGCGCAACCTTTCCCGCTGGGAGGCCGAGCACGGCCGCCGTCCCCGGGTGCACCTGGCCTGGACCGACGGCGACCGTAGCGGTGAGGACTGGATGACGGTGGCCTACCTCGCCGACACCGTCCAGCGGGCCGGCTACGAGACGGTGGTGCTCACCACCGAGGAGCTGGCCCTGGACACCGGCGACGCCCGGTTCTACGACCCCAAGGGCAACCTGATCGACGTCGTCTTCAAGCTCTACCCCTGGGAGTGGCTGCTCGACGACGCCTACGGCCCCTCGGTGATCGCCGACCTGTGGACCCCCGACGGCACGACCTGGATCGAGCCGATCTGGAAGATGCTGTGGTCGAACAAGGGGCTGCTGCCGGTGCTCTGGCAGCGCTACGCCGACGACCCGGTGATCTCCAAGCACCTGCTGCCCGCCTACTTCGCCGACGACCCGCGGGCCGCCGAGCTGGAGCGGACCGGGTACGCCCGCAAGCCGATCTACGGCCGGGAGGGCAACAACGTCGAGCTCTTCGCCCCCGGCGGCGCGCCGCTGGCCTCGCAGGGCGGGAAGTACGGCGCGGAGGGCTGGGTCGTGCAGCAGCTCTGCGCACTCCCGGACTTCGCCGGCCCGGACGGCCCGCACCACCCGGTGCTCGGCGCCTGGGTGGTCGACGGCGAGGCCGCGGGCCTGGGGATCCGGGAGTCCGACGGCCTGATCACCGACGACCTGTCCTTCTTCGTGCCGCACACCATCGACTACCGCCGCCCGCCCAACACCACCTGGTCGGCCTGA
- a CDS encoding alpha/beta fold hydrolase, which translates to MDLAAHRTGSGDPLVLVHGLGGSWRSWDPVLPGLAAAREVVAVDLPGFAGDTPPLADPGFGSLTDAVAGWLRAEGLADAPLVGSSLGARMVLELSRRGLGGDAVALDPGGFWTDREATAFLASLRASMALVRRIRPALPALLGSPAGRTALLAQFSARPWALDGEVVTRELTGYVRSRSFDAVLTDLARGPRQQGAPAGALPGRLTIGWGRRDRVTLARQAARAVEAFPDAELHWFDGSGHFPMWDAPGETVDLVLAATARR; encoded by the coding sequence ATGGACCTCGCTGCGCACCGGACCGGCTCCGGCGACCCCCTCGTCCTGGTGCACGGGCTGGGTGGTTCCTGGCGCTCCTGGGACCCGGTCCTCCCCGGCCTGGCCGCCGCCCGGGAGGTGGTGGCCGTGGACCTGCCGGGCTTCGCCGGCGACACCCCGCCCCTGGCGGACCCCGGCTTCGGCTCGCTGACCGACGCGGTGGCGGGCTGGCTGCGCGCCGAGGGGCTGGCCGACGCCCCGCTGGTCGGCAGCTCGCTGGGCGCCCGGATGGTCCTGGAGCTGTCCCGGCGGGGACTGGGCGGGGACGCCGTGGCTCTGGACCCGGGCGGGTTCTGGACCGACCGCGAGGCCACGGCCTTCCTGGCCAGCCTGCGCGCCTCGATGGCGCTGGTCCGCCGGATCCGGCCGGCGCTCCCCGCCCTGCTGGGCAGCCCGGCCGGCCGGACGGCGCTGCTGGCCCAGTTCTCCGCCCGCCCGTGGGCGCTGGACGGCGAGGTGGTCACCCGTGAGCTCACCGGGTACGTGCGGTCGCGGTCCTTCGACGCCGTCCTCACCGACCTCGCCCGTGGACCCCGCCAGCAGGGCGCCCCGGCCGGGGCGCTGCCGGGCCGCCTGACCATCGGCTGGGGACGGCGGGACCGGGTCACGCTGGCCCGCCAGGCGGCGCGGGCGGTCGAGGCCTTCCCCGACGCGGAGCTGCACTGGTTCGACGGCTCGGGCCACTTCCCGATGTGGGACGCACCGGGCGAGACCGTCGACCTGGTGCTCGCCGCGACCGCGCGCCGATGA
- a CDS encoding VOC family protein encodes MIFVNLPVTDLDRAVAFYTALGFTPDPRYADEAGAAVVIEENILVMLLTREKFAGFVAGQVGDPAQATSVINAVSAADRAECDDLLARALAAGGKPSMPAQDHGFMYGTSFTDPDGNVWEVAWMDPAALEG; translated from the coding sequence ATGATCTTCGTGAACCTGCCGGTCACCGACCTGGACCGGGCGGTCGCCTTCTACACCGCTCTCGGCTTCACCCCGGACCCGCGGTACGCCGACGAGGCGGGCGCCGCCGTCGTCATCGAGGAGAACATCCTGGTCATGCTGCTGACCCGGGAGAAGTTCGCCGGCTTCGTGGCGGGCCAGGTCGGCGACCCAGCGCAGGCCACCTCGGTGATCAACGCGGTCTCGGCGGCCGACCGGGCGGAGTGCGACGACCTGCTGGCCCGGGCCCTGGCCGCGGGTGGCAAGCCCTCGATGCCCGCGCAGGACCACGGCTTCATGTACGGCACCAGCTTCACCGACCCGGACGGCAACGTCTGGGAGGTGGCGTGGATGGACCCGGCGGCCCTCGAGGGCTGA
- a CDS encoding nuclear transport factor 2 family protein, whose protein sequence is MTDRPPLPPFTAETAAAKVQAAEDAWNSRDPERVSLAYTEDSVWRNRDTFVTGRAEIVDFLTAKWAREQDYVLRKSLWAFTDDRIAVRFQYEWHDADGQWWRSYGNENWEFDAHGLMRRREASINDVPITGAERRITGPRTPDEPEIPLH, encoded by the coding sequence GTGACCGATCGCCCACCGCTGCCGCCGTTCACCGCCGAGACCGCCGCCGCGAAGGTGCAGGCCGCCGAGGACGCCTGGAACAGCCGCGACCCCGAGCGGGTCTCGCTGGCCTACACCGAGGACTCGGTGTGGCGGAACCGGGACACCTTCGTCACCGGCCGCGCCGAGATCGTCGACTTCCTCACCGCGAAGTGGGCGCGCGAGCAGGACTACGTGCTGCGCAAGTCGCTGTGGGCGTTCACCGACGACCGGATCGCCGTCCGGTTCCAGTACGAGTGGCACGACGCCGACGGGCAGTGGTGGCGCAGCTACGGCAACGAGAACTGGGAGTTCGACGCCCACGGGCTGATGCGGCGGCGGGAGGCCAGCATCAACGACGTCCCGATCACCGGGGCGGAGCGGCGGATCACCGGCCCGCGCACGCCGGACGAGCCGGAGATCCCGCTGCACTGA